Part of the Sodalinema gerasimenkoae IPPAS B-353 genome is shown below.
CCGTCAATGTCCGGCAAACCAATATCGAGAACCGCCACATCCGGTTGGGTGTCCTGGAGAATCTGTAATCCTTGTTTGCCGGTGGAGGCTTCCCCAACGATATCAATCACGCCAGTTTGCTCGAGGGCCGCTCGAATGCCAACCCGAGTTAGTTCGTGGTCTTCGATCAATACGGTGCGAATCATACGATTTATGTAAAGGCTTTACAGAACGTTATGGCGGCTAAGGGAATGGGTTAGACCCTAACCCATCTGGGCTAAGAGGGGCAAACGTTGGTCAAGTTTGCTAGGGAATCCAGGGAAAATGGGGTTGCGAAGGAGGTATCACCTCTGGCAAAATCGAGGAAGTTTGTGCCACGGGAATCATCAGCAATTAGGCGAGGCTTCGCCTCTTGCATCATGAACCTCTTACTCAAGATAGAGGACAAATCGCCTAAAAATTTATAACTTCGTATTATAACCCTTTATTGACCTTTGGAAGATATCATCCCTGGATATTTTGTTCCCACGACTCATGATAGATGGAAAAATCCCAATTCTGGTGATCGGCTTTGACGTTGACACGGATTCGGAGGCAAAGGGCGCCTTGCGGGCTTTTGCGACTCCCAATCCGGGCGATCTGACTCCCAAACTTCGTTTCACTCAGCATTATCCCACGACAGACTGGCTCCCCCAAGAGCCGATGTTGGGGGGAATTCTTGTGGATGGCGATCGCGTCAACCCTCAAGCGACGCTGACAGCGCTGCGAGAGGAGTTTCCCCAAACCCCGATTGTCGTCGTCAGCACTCAAACGGATTTGGAAGCGACGATGATGATGGCGGGGGCGGATGATTGTGTGAATCGTCAGCATTTCACCGCCGAGGGGCTGGCGATGATGTGGCGGGTTTTGTTTCGCGGCTACCGGAGAGGCGATCGCCCCTGCAACTCGTCAGGAAAGCTGTTTTTCAGCCCCGGAGAGGATCTCGATATTTCTCATCCTGGGGGCGATCGCCAGCAGTTGGAGGCGCGGATTAGTGAGCAAAGTCGCTTGATTGCGGCGCAACATCAGGAGTTGAAACGACAACGGGAACAGATTCGCCGTCAGCATTTGGCGCTTCTTGAAGCTTCTCGTATGAAGTCGGCGTTTCTGTCTACGATTTCTCACGAGTTACGAACGCCACTCAATGTGATTATTGGCTTTTCTCAACTTCTATTACGTAAAAAGAATAGTACTTTAACCCCAGTTCAGGTTCAAACGTTACAATGTATTTTTGACAATGGTAAACAGCTATTGTCGGTTATTAACGATATTATTGAACGCTCGAAGTTAGAGGCAGGAGCGTCTGAGCTTCGACCCAAGGGATTTAACTTGGTTCAATTGGTGATGTCGATTGCAGGAAATGCTCGCTGGCTTTGTGAACAGAAGGGACTTGAGTTGAAGATTGAGGCTCGGGTAGACAATCCTCGGGTGATTCAAGATCATCAAGGGGTTCGCCGCGTTGTCTCTAATCTTTTGGCAAATGCTCTGAAATTTACCGAGGAGGGGATAATTTCGGTGCGAGTTTGGGAAGTGACGCCTGAGCGATTGGCGATCGCTGTTTCGGATACGGGAATTGGTATTGCTCCAGAGCATTTGAAACGTATTTTTACGGCGTTTGATCAGTTAGATAATTCCCTCGCTCGCAACTATAATGGCGTGGGATTAGGCTTAGCGATTGTGGACTCCCTCGTTAAAATGATGAAGGGCAGTATTTGCGTGGAAAGTGCTCAGGGTGAAGGCTCTACCTTTCGAGTTGAGCTACCTCGCTCGGTCGTCGATATATGTCCCAGTGAGCCGCGAGAGCAATATGATTTCTTGAAAACGCGAGCTTCGTAGAAATTGGCAAGAGCAAATTGAGCGGCTTAGGGATTCCTGGGTTCGTGGCCCTTTGTTTGCTATTTAGTTAACTTAAAACTCAGATTACACACTAACATGACAAAAATTGAACCCGAAATTGATAGAATCTTAGCCGTCGATGATTCTCCTGATAATTTATTCCTGGTGCAAGCCATCCTCGAAGAGGAGGGCTATATTATTGATTTAGCCGAAGATGGGTTTGCCGCTCTCGAACAAATCGAAGCCAATCCCCCAGATTTGATTCTTTTGGATGTGATGATGCCGAATCTGGATGGCTATGAAGTCACCCGACGACTTCGCACTCAGAGTAATTTGCCGTATATTCCTATTTTGTTGATTACGGCCCATGAAGGCTCTAGCGTGGTGAAGGGCCTCGATGTGGGTGCCGATGACTTTATCCGTAAGCCGGTGGAGATGGAGGAGTTACAGGCGCGGGTGCGATCGCTGCTGCGGCTCAAGCATAGCATCGATGAGCGCGATCGCATGGCCCGAGAACGGGAGGATTTCGTCTCGCGGCTGACGCATGATTTACGAACCCCTCTGGTGGCTGCTGATCGAATGCTCAATTTGATGCAGTCTCAGGCGTTTGGGGAGATTTCTGAGTCTATGGATGAGGCGATCGCCACCATGATTCGCAGTAACCATAATCTATTAGATATGGTGAATTTACTGTTAGAAGTCTACCGCTATGAAGCGGGGCGAAAACAGTTGACTTTTGCGCCGTTTAATCTTTGCGAAACCCTGAACGAGATTTTAGATGAACTCTCACCCATTGCTAAGGATAAACAGATTCAGATTGTCCGCGAGTTTCAAGACGATATTTGTGAGGTTGTTGGCGATCGCCTTGAACTCTATCGCGTTTTTATGAACCTGATTGGCAATGCCATTAAGTTTACCGATAAGGGAACCGTACAACTACGACTGTATCGCTCTCCTGTCCCGAACTCTTGCCTTGTCTTAGAAGTTGAAGATACGGGAATTGGCATTGAGAAGAGCGATCGCGCTAGTCTCTTTACCCGCTTTCGTCAAGGTCATCATAAACGCTCTGGAAGCGGTTTAGGCTTACATCTGTGCCAGCGAATTGTCGATGCGCATCAGGGCAAAATTGAGGTAGCTTCAGAAGTGGGTCGAGGGAGCCTATTTCGGATTAAATTACCGCTGGAGATGAAAAGGATTCCCGGATAGTTGCTGTTGAGACTGGCGAGTGACCACATAGTCGCGCATCTGCTGAGCATTGCGATAATCCTCATGGCGTTCCCGTTGCCGGTAGAGTTCTACCGCTGCCGCCAAATCGGCGATCGCCGCATCATAATCTTGCTGTAAATACTGAGTCCAACCCCGCAACTCAAACAGTTCGGGATCATTGCCAAGGGCTAAATCAATGGCCTTATTAAAGGCAAACACGGCATTATGATAGTCTCCCACCGCCGCCGCATCTCGTCCGACGGCCTCCCAATCCTCCGCCGTATCGAGGTCAGAGGGAATAGGGTGTTGCTCATAATTAGGGGGAGTAAACTGCACCTCAGAACTGCCCAGAGCCGACCGTCCACCGAGGCTTAAGGAGGCGGCGATC
Proteins encoded:
- a CDS encoding tetratricopeptide repeat protein, producing MFRQNQLVRVAVVGVIAASLSLGGRSALGSSEVQFTPPNYEQHPIPSDLDTAEDWEAVGRDAAAVGDYHNAVFAFNKAIDLALGNDPELFELRGWTQYLQQDYDAAIADLAAAVELYRQRERHEDYRNAQQMRDYVVTRQSQQQLSGNPFHLQR
- a CDS encoding sensor histidine kinase, with protein sequence MIDGKIPILVIGFDVDTDSEAKGALRAFATPNPGDLTPKLRFTQHYPTTDWLPQEPMLGGILVDGDRVNPQATLTALREEFPQTPIVVVSTQTDLEATMMMAGADDCVNRQHFTAEGLAMMWRVLFRGYRRGDRPCNSSGKLFFSPGEDLDISHPGGDRQQLEARISEQSRLIAAQHQELKRQREQIRRQHLALLEASRMKSAFLSTISHELRTPLNVIIGFSQLLLRKKNSTLTPVQVQTLQCIFDNGKQLLSVINDIIERSKLEAGASELRPKGFNLVQLVMSIAGNARWLCEQKGLELKIEARVDNPRVIQDHQGVRRVVSNLLANALKFTEEGIISVRVWEVTPERLAIAVSDTGIGIAPEHLKRIFTAFDQLDNSLARNYNGVGLGLAIVDSLVKMMKGSICVESAQGEGSTFRVELPRSVVDICPSEPREQYDFLKTRAS
- a CDS encoding sensor histidine kinase; protein product: MTKIEPEIDRILAVDDSPDNLFLVQAILEEEGYIIDLAEDGFAALEQIEANPPDLILLDVMMPNLDGYEVTRRLRTQSNLPYIPILLITAHEGSSVVKGLDVGADDFIRKPVEMEELQARVRSLLRLKHSIDERDRMAREREDFVSRLTHDLRTPLVAADRMLNLMQSQAFGEISESMDEAIATMIRSNHNLLDMVNLLLEVYRYEAGRKQLTFAPFNLCETLNEILDELSPIAKDKQIQIVREFQDDICEVVGDRLELYRVFMNLIGNAIKFTDKGTVQLRLYRSPVPNSCLVLEVEDTGIGIEKSDRASLFTRFRQGHHKRSGSGLGLHLCQRIVDAHQGKIEVASEVGRGSLFRIKLPLEMKRIPG